From Pseudorasbora parva isolate DD20220531a chromosome 25, ASM2467924v1, whole genome shotgun sequence, one genomic window encodes:
- the LOC137065563 gene encoding disintegrin and metalloproteinase domain-containing protein 10-like isoform X2, whose protein sequence is MHLSAMTVVFSVLLGLLCSFRSARGYYGNPLNKYILHYEGLSYDTDDLHVQHQRARRALTHPERELQLDFHAHGRHFNLRMKRDTRLFSEDFKLETSGGVQEYDTSHIYTGEIYGEHGTLTHGSVVDGKFEGFIQTHRGTFYVEPVERYLQDKNVPFHSVIYHEDDIHYPHKYGPEGGCADASVFERMKKFQASVMEDPAGVPESRSAEDPAGVSESRSAEQQALLRKKRMTQVEKNTCQLFIQTDHLFYKYYKTREAVIAQISSHVKAIDAIYQGTDFMGIRNISFMVKRIRINTTSDERDRSNPFRFSNIGVEKFLELNSEQNHDDYCLAYVFTDRDFDDGVLGLAWVGAPAGSSGGICEKSKLYSDGKKKSLNTGIITVQNYASHVPPKVSHITFAHEVGHNFGSPHDSGSECTPGESKSQDKKERGNYIMYARATSGDKLNNNKFSVCSIKNISQVLEKKRGSCFVESGQPICGNGLVEPGEECDCGYSDQCKDDCCYDANQPDNKKCKLKPYKVCSPSQGPCCTPECSYKSRNDKCREESECAHQGMCSGSSAHCPTSEPKANFTACHGDTQVCLNGGCSGSICEKYGLEVCTCASVDGKDETELCHVCCMEKMNPSTCSSTGSDGLARFFNKKVTTLQAGSPCNDFKGYCDVFMKCRLVDADGPLARLKKAIFNPELYENIAEWIVAHWWAVLLMGIALIMLMAGFIKICSVHTPSSNPKLPPPKPLPGTLKRRRAQHAAQQQQQQQHLNQNQHAHGHQNQRPAPRQNQNQRQPQPQRHHRQPRENYQMGQMRR, encoded by the exons GTTACTATGGCAACCCCCTGAATAAGTACATCCTGCACTACGAGGGCCTGTCGTATGACACAGATGATCTGCATGTGCAGCACCAGAGGGCTAGGAGGGCTCTGACCCATCCGGAGAGAGAGCTGCAGCTGGACTTTCACGCCCatggcag ACACTTTAACCTGCGCATGAAGAGAGACACTCGGCTATTCTCAGAGGACTTCAAGCTGGAGACGTCTGGAGGAGTGCAGGAGTACGACACCTCCCACATCTACACAGGAGAGATCTACG GAGAACATGGCACCCTGACGCACGGCTCAGTGGTGGATGGGAAGTTCGAGGGCTTCATCCAGACTCATCGAGGCACGTTTTACGTGGAGCCGGTGGAGCGATATCTGCAGGACAAGAACGTCCCATTCCACTCCGTCATCTACCATGAGGACGACatcc ATTATCCTCATAAGTACGGGCCGGAGGGCGGCTGTGCGGATGCGTCCGTGTTCGAGAGGATGAAGAAGTTCCAGGCGTCGGTGATGGAGGATCCGGCTGGTGTTCCGGAGAGCCGGTCAGCAGAGGATCCGGCCGGTGTCTCGGAGAGCCGGTCAGCGGAGCAGCAGGCCTTATTGAGGAAGAAGAGGATGACCCAGGTGGAGAAAAACACCTGTCAGCTCTTCATCCAGACGGACCACCTGTTCTACAAATACTACAAGACCAGAGAGGCCGTCATCGCTCAG ATCTCCAGTCACGTGAAGGCCATCGACGCCATCTACCAGGGCACAGACTTCATGGGCATCCGCAACATCAGCTTCATGGTCAAGAGGATccgg ATAAACACCACCAGCGACGAGCGGGATCGCTCCAACCCGTTCCGCTTCTCCAACATCGGCGTGGAGAAGTTCCTGGAGCTGAACTCGGAGCAGAACCACGACGATTACTGCCTGGCCTACGTCTTCACGGACCGAGACTTCGACGATGGCGTGCTGGGCCTGGCCTGGGTCGGAGCTCCCGCCG ggaGCTCGGGGGGAATCTGTGAGAAGAGTAAGCTCTATTCCGACGGGAAGAAGAAGTCTCTCAACACGGGCATCATCACGGTTCAGAACTACGCCTCACACGTGCCTCCCAAAGTCTCGCACATCACATTCGCTCACGAGGTCGGACACAACTTCGGCTCGCCG CATGACTCTGGGTCGGAGTGTACCCCAGGCGAGTCCAAGAGTCAGGATAAGAAAGAGCGGGGGAACTACATCATGTACGCTCGAGCCACGTCCGGAGACAAGCTGAACAACAACAAATTCTCGGTGTGCAGCATCAAGAATATCAGCCAGGTGTTGGAGAAGAAGCGCGGCAGCTGTTTCGTAG agtcCGGGCAGCCCATCTGTGGGAACGGGCTAGTGGAGCCGGGTGAGGAGTGTGACTGCGGATACAGCGATCAGTGTAAAGACGACTGCTGCTACGACGCCAACCAGCCCGACAACAAGAAGTGCAAACTCAAACCCTACAAAGTCTGCAG cccGAGCCAGGGTCCGTGCTGTACGCCGGAGTGCAGCTATAAGAGCCGTAATGATAAGTGTCGTGAGGAGTCTGAGTGCGCTCACCAGGGCATGTGCAGCGGATCCTCAGCACACTGTCCCACCTCAGAGCCCAAAGCCAACTTCACCGCCTGCCACGGGGACACACAGGTGTGCCTCAACGGG GGCTGCTCCGGCTCCATCTGTGAGAAGTACGGTCTGGAGGTTTGCACCTGCGCCAGTGTGGACGGCAAAGACGAGACGGAGCTCTGCCACGTGTGCTGCATGGAGaaaa tgaaCCCCAGCACCTGCAGCAGCACCGGCTCAGACGGGTTGGCCCGGTTCTTCAATAAGAAGGTGACGACGCTCCAGGCCGGCTCGCCCTGTAATGACTTCAAGGGCTACTGCGACGTGTTCATGAAGTGCAGACTGGTGGATGCGGACGGCCCCCTGGCCCGCCTGAAGAAGGCCATCTTCAACCCCGAGCTCTACGAGAACATCGCAGAGTGGATAGTG GCTCACTGGTGGGCGGTGTTGCTGATGGGAATCGCTCTGATCATGCTGATGGCAGGATTCATCAAGATATGCAGCGTCCACACACCCAGCAGTAACCCCAAACTGCCCCCGCCCAAACCCCTGCCAG GAACGCTGAAGAGACGACGGGCTCAACACGCGgcccaacagcagcagcagcagcagcacctCAACCAGAACCAGCACGCTCACGGCCACCAGAACCAGCGGCCGGCCCCGCGCCAGAACCAGAACCAGCGCCAGCCGCAGCCGCAGCGCCACCACCGGCAGCCCCGCGAGAACTACCAGATGGGCCAGATGAGGCGCTGA
- the LOC137065563 gene encoding disintegrin and metalloproteinase domain-containing protein 10-like isoform X1, which yields MHLSAMTVVFSVLLGLLCSFRSARGYYGNPLNKYILHYEGLSYDTDDLHVQHQRARRALTHPERELQLDFHAHGRHFNLRMKRDTRLFSEDFKLETSGGVQEYDTSHIYTGEIYGEHGTLTHGSVVDGKFEGFIQTHRGTFYVEPVERYLQDKNVPFHSVIYHEDDIHYPHKYGPEGGCADASVFERMKKFQASVMEDPAGVPESRSAEDPAGVSESRSAEQQALLRKKRMTQVEKNTCQLFIQTDHLFYKYYKTREAVIAQISSHVKAIDAIYQGTDFMGIRNISFMVKRIRINTTSDERDRSNPFRFSNIGVEKFLELNSEQNHDDYCLAYVFTDRDFDDGVLGLAWVGAPAGKWSSGGICEKSKLYSDGKKKSLNTGIITVQNYASHVPPKVSHITFAHEVGHNFGSPHDSGSECTPGESKSQDKKERGNYIMYARATSGDKLNNNKFSVCSIKNISQVLEKKRGSCFVESGQPICGNGLVEPGEECDCGYSDQCKDDCCYDANQPDNKKCKLKPYKVCSPSQGPCCTPECSYKSRNDKCREESECAHQGMCSGSSAHCPTSEPKANFTACHGDTQVCLNGGCSGSICEKYGLEVCTCASVDGKDETELCHVCCMEKMNPSTCSSTGSDGLARFFNKKVTTLQAGSPCNDFKGYCDVFMKCRLVDADGPLARLKKAIFNPELYENIAEWIVAHWWAVLLMGIALIMLMAGFIKICSVHTPSSNPKLPPPKPLPGTLKRRRAQHAAQQQQQQQHLNQNQHAHGHQNQRPAPRQNQNQRQPQPQRHHRQPRENYQMGQMRR from the exons GTTACTATGGCAACCCCCTGAATAAGTACATCCTGCACTACGAGGGCCTGTCGTATGACACAGATGATCTGCATGTGCAGCACCAGAGGGCTAGGAGGGCTCTGACCCATCCGGAGAGAGAGCTGCAGCTGGACTTTCACGCCCatggcag ACACTTTAACCTGCGCATGAAGAGAGACACTCGGCTATTCTCAGAGGACTTCAAGCTGGAGACGTCTGGAGGAGTGCAGGAGTACGACACCTCCCACATCTACACAGGAGAGATCTACG GAGAACATGGCACCCTGACGCACGGCTCAGTGGTGGATGGGAAGTTCGAGGGCTTCATCCAGACTCATCGAGGCACGTTTTACGTGGAGCCGGTGGAGCGATATCTGCAGGACAAGAACGTCCCATTCCACTCCGTCATCTACCATGAGGACGACatcc ATTATCCTCATAAGTACGGGCCGGAGGGCGGCTGTGCGGATGCGTCCGTGTTCGAGAGGATGAAGAAGTTCCAGGCGTCGGTGATGGAGGATCCGGCTGGTGTTCCGGAGAGCCGGTCAGCAGAGGATCCGGCCGGTGTCTCGGAGAGCCGGTCAGCGGAGCAGCAGGCCTTATTGAGGAAGAAGAGGATGACCCAGGTGGAGAAAAACACCTGTCAGCTCTTCATCCAGACGGACCACCTGTTCTACAAATACTACAAGACCAGAGAGGCCGTCATCGCTCAG ATCTCCAGTCACGTGAAGGCCATCGACGCCATCTACCAGGGCACAGACTTCATGGGCATCCGCAACATCAGCTTCATGGTCAAGAGGATccgg ATAAACACCACCAGCGACGAGCGGGATCGCTCCAACCCGTTCCGCTTCTCCAACATCGGCGTGGAGAAGTTCCTGGAGCTGAACTCGGAGCAGAACCACGACGATTACTGCCTGGCCTACGTCTTCACGGACCGAGACTTCGACGATGGCGTGCTGGGCCTGGCCTGGGTCGGAGCTCCCGCCGGTAAAT ggaGCTCGGGGGGAATCTGTGAGAAGAGTAAGCTCTATTCCGACGGGAAGAAGAAGTCTCTCAACACGGGCATCATCACGGTTCAGAACTACGCCTCACACGTGCCTCCCAAAGTCTCGCACATCACATTCGCTCACGAGGTCGGACACAACTTCGGCTCGCCG CATGACTCTGGGTCGGAGTGTACCCCAGGCGAGTCCAAGAGTCAGGATAAGAAAGAGCGGGGGAACTACATCATGTACGCTCGAGCCACGTCCGGAGACAAGCTGAACAACAACAAATTCTCGGTGTGCAGCATCAAGAATATCAGCCAGGTGTTGGAGAAGAAGCGCGGCAGCTGTTTCGTAG agtcCGGGCAGCCCATCTGTGGGAACGGGCTAGTGGAGCCGGGTGAGGAGTGTGACTGCGGATACAGCGATCAGTGTAAAGACGACTGCTGCTACGACGCCAACCAGCCCGACAACAAGAAGTGCAAACTCAAACCCTACAAAGTCTGCAG cccGAGCCAGGGTCCGTGCTGTACGCCGGAGTGCAGCTATAAGAGCCGTAATGATAAGTGTCGTGAGGAGTCTGAGTGCGCTCACCAGGGCATGTGCAGCGGATCCTCAGCACACTGTCCCACCTCAGAGCCCAAAGCCAACTTCACCGCCTGCCACGGGGACACACAGGTGTGCCTCAACGGG GGCTGCTCCGGCTCCATCTGTGAGAAGTACGGTCTGGAGGTTTGCACCTGCGCCAGTGTGGACGGCAAAGACGAGACGGAGCTCTGCCACGTGTGCTGCATGGAGaaaa tgaaCCCCAGCACCTGCAGCAGCACCGGCTCAGACGGGTTGGCCCGGTTCTTCAATAAGAAGGTGACGACGCTCCAGGCCGGCTCGCCCTGTAATGACTTCAAGGGCTACTGCGACGTGTTCATGAAGTGCAGACTGGTGGATGCGGACGGCCCCCTGGCCCGCCTGAAGAAGGCCATCTTCAACCCCGAGCTCTACGAGAACATCGCAGAGTGGATAGTG GCTCACTGGTGGGCGGTGTTGCTGATGGGAATCGCTCTGATCATGCTGATGGCAGGATTCATCAAGATATGCAGCGTCCACACACCCAGCAGTAACCCCAAACTGCCCCCGCCCAAACCCCTGCCAG GAACGCTGAAGAGACGACGGGCTCAACACGCGgcccaacagcagcagcagcagcagcacctCAACCAGAACCAGCACGCTCACGGCCACCAGAACCAGCGGCCGGCCCCGCGCCAGAACCAGAACCAGCGCCAGCCGCAGCCGCAGCGCCACCACCGGCAGCCCCGCGAGAACTACCAGATGGGCCAGATGAGGCGCTGA